The Cryptomeria japonica chromosome 9, Sugi_1.0, whole genome shotgun sequence DNA segment GAACAATCAATACAACAATTGCAACATCATCATAATAAGATAACTCTACACCATGGAAATTCAGAACCAATccgaaacaacaagtttgacatcaatgacaaccacaacaacacatacttccaacattaCCTCCTCCAGCTTGGATGTCGTCAACTCGTCCTTAGGCTCCATCAACCCCTATCCCATCTCTTTCGAATCCCACAACGAACTCTACATTTTTCGAGTTTTCTTCAAGATCCTCTACTTCAAGGGCTTCCTTGAATGTTTTACCTTTTTGCACTTcctcattatctttgcttcttgtACCATTTTTAATACTCTCATCCCTCTTCCCACCAACTAAGATTTGGTTGCCCATATGCTCACACAAATGGACAAATGATTTGTGCGCACAATCTATCACCTACCACCTGACATACCCCTCACACATACAACTTTTAAAAATTAGGCAAAGCAAAGACACAAAATAGACAATAACACAAAATTGGTGGCAAAAAGAGCTTGGAGATGAACATACACTAGAGAGGCAGACTGGTACAAGGAGAGGCAACCTTTGCAAGCGACAAAGGCATGAACAACCTTTGAGTAGCAAAGCTCTTCTCAAAACCTcctattgttttatttttttcccTCGAACCTCGAACCTCGAACCTCGAACCTCTTATATGTGCAAGTGCTAGTTAATATACTAATTTTCTTTCCTTCGGCCATCTCAATGGCATTTGTTAGATACAGCATAGCAGCGTTATCTCTCTTATGCGTGTTGGGCTGTGAGGAGATTAACGAATTAATACAGTAACAAGTCTGTAATTTGATTTTCTCTCTACTTCCCATTGACGACTTGAGttttcaaattcatcaaattgcctTGGATTTGTACATTTCTAAAACCAAATTGATGACAAGTTCGAAGGTCTAGCACAACTTCAACGTCATTGTTCGTTCCTTTAATTTTCATAGACATTACAGCAACTAGGTTGCCATTTGAATTTCTTATGATACATCCAGCTCGAGTTGCCTGTAGATGCATCATTGGAATTCATTTTTACCAACACATGAGGGAGGTTGCCATTTATTTCTGTTCTTATTTTAGATGTGGAATTCACTCCACAATGCTAAATTGGATTTTCCTTCACCCTTATGGTATGGCAACAAGGTGTTCAAAGATTTCTTTGGTTTTTGAAGGTAGTTTGCACGCAAAACTATGAGCTCTAATCCACAGGAATCAACAAATGTCTTTACTACCATATTTGAAGACTAAGAAAGAGATTAAATTTGGTTGTGCATATGTTCAAATATTGCACACCGGCATTGCCAAAAATACTCTTTCACAGGGTAGTCAAATTCACTCTCTCATCACTCACAGGGGATTGACATTTTCTACACGGATATTTTTAGAAAATAACCTTGTCAACCTATACGTCAAGTGTGGTACTCTGGTTGATGCTCGTAAAGTGTTTGACGAAATGAAAGAACGAGACGGCTTCTCATGGAATGTGGTCATTGCAGCTTACAGAAGATATGGGTATCCTCATGAGGCACTGAAACTGTTTGACCAAATGCAACAAACTGGTGTACAACCCGATCAGTTCACATTTGCCAGCATTCTCCCAGCTTGTGCCAAAATACGAGCTTTGGAACAGGGTGTTGACATCCATCAAAGAATCAAGAAAAGTGGTTATTCGACAGATGTTGTCATTGCCagtgccttggtagacatgtacaCAAAGTGTGGAATTCTACACAAGGCACACGAACTGTTTGATGAAATGCCTCATAGAAATATGGTTTCGTGGAATACGATGATAACAGGATATACGAAAAATGGTGCTTTTGATGAGGCTTTCAGACTTTTCGAAGAAATGCCTCAACGAGATGTGGTCTCATGGAGTACGATGATTGCAGGATTTGCAAAATATGGGCTTCTTGAAAAGGCCTTTGAGACTTTTAAGCAAATGAAATCGGCAGGCGTAAAGCCAAACTCCACAACGTTTGCCGGCATCCTCCCAGCCTGTGGTAAAATGCAAGCCTTGGAGCAGGGTATGAACATCCATCTAAGCATATTTGAAAGTGGATATTGGTTGGATACTGTTTGTGCAACTGCTCTGTTGGACATGTATGCCAAATGTGGAACCATACACAAGGCACggaaactgtttgacagaatgcatcaaagaaatgtgatctcatggaatgcTATGATCGCAGGATATTTACACAATGGTGTTCTTGATGAGGCTATAAGTCTTTTCAAAGAAATGCCTCAACGAGATGTCGTTTCATGGAATctgatgattgcaggatatgcacaaaatggtatACTTGACGAGGCTTTAAGACTTTTCAaagaaatgcctcaaagaaatgtggtttcatggACTGCAATGGCTGCAGGATACACACAAAATGGTGCTCTTGACAAAGCTTTAAGACTTTTCAAAGAAATGCCTCGACGAGACGTGGTTACATGGAATATGATAATTGCAGGATATGCACGAAACGGTTTTTCTGAAAAAGCCTTGGAGATTTTTAAGAATATGCAATTAACAGGTGTACAACCTGATGAGTTTGTCTTAGCGAGCATCCTGTCAgcatgtgccaaaatgggagctttggaacagggtatggatgtCCATCGAAGTATAATCATAAGTGgctttttgtcagatgttgtagttgccaGTGCCCTCGTCGACATGTATGCAAAGTGTGGAAGTATACAAAAGGCACGTCAACTATTTGACAATATGTCGCGACGAAATGCACtgtcatggaatgcaatgattacaGGATATGCAATGCATGGCTTTCACAAAGATGCTCTCAAATTCTTTGAACTAATGAAACACTCTGGAATATACCCTGACAATGTAAGCTACATTGGTGTTTTATTTGCTTGCGGTCATGCAGGTTTAGTGGATGAAGGCTGTAAATACTTCAATGGCATGAACAACTCCTATAACATGATTCCTACATTGGAGCATTATGTATGCACGATTGATCTTCTTGGCCGTGCTGGCTATCTTGAGGAAGCTTTAAACtttatcatcaaaatgccaattaaACCTGTAGCGATTGTGTGGATGTCTTTGCTTGGTACTTGTAAATCATATAAGAATATCGAGCTAGGAGTATATGCAGCAAGTCTTCTTTTTGAGCTGGATCCTCAAAATTCTGCATCTTATGTTCTTCTATCAAACATCTACGCAGAAGAGCACAGGTGGGGTGACAATCaaaaggtaaggagattgatgaTAGATAGAGGAATTAAAAAATTACCGGGAAGTAGTTGTATTCAAGTCCACAAAATGGTACATGATTTTGCGTAGGAGACGGATAACGCCCACAAATGCGAGAGATGTATCCAAATTGCAAGTTGTCTTGAGAGGTTAAGGCAGCAGGGCATGATGCAGATTTTATATTGATTTGGAGAAGGAAACAGGAGAATTATTCCATTGCCATCATAGTGACTAGTTGGCAATTGTAATTGAATTGTTGAACACGTCGCTCGGAACGACCCTTGCAGTCTTCAAGAACTCTAAGTACCTGTTGAATATCACACTGCAATCAAGTTTAGCTACAAGATCGGGGCAAGAGAAATAGTTGAGAGAGATGTGAAGTTGTGAATTGGCTCATTGTTTCTAACAAGGACAATGCTATTGTGGAGAATCGAGATTATTTGGTGATGCTAACTGAATCAAGCTGTGAACATAAACTTGCCATACAACAAGCTGCATTGTTTGGACTGGCTGTGATAAGAAGCAACACGGTTTTATTTGCAGTTTCTAACAAAGTCATGCTGTTAACTTCAAAAAGTCAAATGTATGGTATCTATTACAGCCTATGTATACTGATGAGGTATTTATTAAAGCTCTGATTTACAATAGAGGCCTCGTTACATTAAATTATTTTTCAGGAAGCCTGTACATGCCAGGAATTGAAAGCTGAAAGATGAGGAGAATGGGAAAAGCAAGAGGAGAGAATCACTTGAAGAAAATGGAAAGATGCGTGGCCAGAAATAAACTGTATGGAAGTGCTTACAGTCAATCCTATGCTTGGTCATGACAAGGAGAGCATTGCCTTATAGTTCTTCGTTTGTCATTTTGTATGGTCCTCTTGTCTGAATTAATTTTATTGTCTTGTGCAGGTCAGGACTGTCATTTGGGATGATTATGTATATGTGGATTTTGTTGTGTTGCAAAAATGCAATGCTGTTTTACACCCCTCTGCTATCTGGGAGACTAAATGTGTTTGTTTTTTTGTGAAATCACAAATTTTATTCTATTTCAAATTTGGTTGATTGAAAATTTGCATAATGTGAAAAATATATGTATGTTTACatataaaatatatgtatatgtatatgtatgtcatACATATATTTCATAATCTTACATAATGAGGCTGACATATTAATAGTAGTGGaaaatatatatgtacatgtatgtatgtcaTAAATAAATACACATGTTTAATATGTATACATACagttctatatgtatgtatatttatatatttatatgtatttatgATTTCATAAATCTAAGTATATATATTacgtatgcatgtatatacatatatatttgtacctatgtatatgtgtatacatgcattatattatgtatgtatgtatttatacttttatgtgtgtatttatgatttatgtgcatgtgtatgtatatgcatacacatgtatatacatacataactTTCAAAATTGCGCATTTTGCAGTCTATAAATTAATATTAGTGAGGGGAGAGTTGTTGGAGAGAACAAATCAGGCTATGGCCTTCTCTTGTGTACCTTGTGGGGCAGaggtatatgcatatatgtttgtatttttatatatgtatatgtatgcatgtatgttatAAATGAAtacttatatgcatatatatgtatacatatgtacatatatatgtgtgtgtgttatgTACATATATGTtagttacatacatacatatatgtgtatgcatgtgtttTTGACATGCCTGCATTAGAAATTGTACATTTTGTAGTCTATAAATTGATATTAGTGAGGAGAGGGTTGCCAAGTAATCTTGAGTGAACAAATTAGGCTATGGCCCTTTCTTAAAGCTTAGTAGAGAATGTATAAAATGGAAGCATATGATTTGATACATGAGGCTTTAGGAGGTTAAGTATGACAAGAGAGAGATTataattgtttgacaaaattttcGAAACAATTGGAGTTCTCTTGCAAATGATGGTAGAATATACATTGAATAGGCTTGTTGATTCACCCTCATGTCATGGGCATTGAACATACTTTAAGTTACTGGGTTCTTCTGAACTGGTTCTCGTTTTTGTACCCAATTGGGCTGGGCTCAGAGTGGCAATGGAAGCGTCCTTGCCACCATAAATAAACCCTAAACTAAACGTCCTTGTGTCTGTTGTTTGACAAACACAACTCTATTTCACACAAAATCATTCTTCCTATGCCATTTTTGCATTTTGAAAGGTAGCTGATTTGTTTAAAGAACGATCACAAGCTACCTAATTTCATCACTAAGTGATAAAAATGTGAAAATGGTGTGCACTATGAAGGTCTGTGTAGTTTCAAAGGCCTTAATTTTGGCTTGGTGGTGGTGGTGTTGACCATCAACCTTGCTAAGGGTGTTGTCCCCAAACCCCCAAAAGGGATCACAAGGGGTGATGCCTCCCGACTCCTACAAGGGGAACCAGCCAACGCCATTGGGGTCTCCATTCCAAGACCCCTACTTGTTTCCAGCCCCAAATTCAAGCCCTTGGTTCCCCCATCCTCGAGATCCATCCCCCACATCTCACCATTTCCTTGTCTTGAGATTTAATCGAATATAGCTTATTTTTCCCAAAGAAACATTTCTATAGGTTGTGAATTCTTCTTCAACTTAgaggaattggagcacatacttGTTTATCCATTTAGTTCAGTACCAACTAGGCACAAAAGAAGCAAAGAATTTGGTCTTTGTGCACTCCAAGTTGCATCTTGTGACATAAGAAACCTGATTACAATGAGGGGGTCAGACTAAATTGGGATCTAACTCTTGAATGTGCCGACCTAGATGCTATTGTTGCACAACTTGCCAAATCTatatagatgagttaagttttacATATGATATGGCTAGTGGAAGTGGCATTGTAGTTGATTGTAGTTTAAATGAATTTGAACCAAATATTGAGCTTGATGCACTCGATGAAGAGGAATACGAAGATTATTGAATACTGATTGTAATTTTCATCATATATTGACATTTATTAAATCATTGAATTATGAATTTATGAGTATTTCCTTTTTTGCATATTATGAGTTATTTAAAAATTTGATTTATTGGCTATTATCAGTATCATTGTATTTATAATTTCAGTAAAtagaaaattataaattatatatatgaaCCTGCACTTGACCCaagggaaattttttttttgtatcggCATACCTGAACCTCAAACCCATAGTTGTCCCATTACTAGGACTGGTAACTTAGATGTTATTGGAAAACATGCTGTGTCAAAACGTTTTTCTTTTGAGTACTTGACAACTGACGTCTTTTCAACTACACTAGAGGCAACACATATTATTGACCAGCCTTATGGAAGCATGTAGAACACAAGCTAGAGAAATGAATTTGAGCACCTTCAATTCATCATTAGCTACATCAACCTTATattcttttcaacacttttacaTTACCCTAATTATTTCAATTACAACTTGACGTTACTGTTTCACATTTTCTTTTCAATTCCAACTCTACATCAAGGTAAAATATACATTAGAGTGAAAACTGACAAGCTTCAATGAGCATTTTGGCATGCCAACCGCCCATCTTGTGAAATATTGCTTGTTGTGGGCTATGTCCATGCCAAGATCACCTCCAATTGACACTCACCTTAGAGCGCTTTGGGTACCTTatatctccttcaaaattcatggtacTCCCATTACTTTCTCTTAAACATATCTTCACACAACCTCTTGATGACATACCTCTCTTCCTTCTCCGTCTATCGTGGACTCAGTTTGACATTTCTATCGCCATCAACAATGTCCCCTTGGACCCTTCCTACCTTTTATGCTTTCTTGACGTGTTTGATTGCAGCAGAATATGCCTCTTGGGCTCTTCCTACCATTTGGGCTTCCTTGACATGCCCAATTGTGACTAGACAATTTTATGCTTTCTTGACGTGTTTGATTGCAGCAGAATATGCCTCTTGGGCTCTTCCTACCATTTGGGCTTCCTTGACATGCCCAATTGTGACTAGACACATTGTCTTTTCACCACTCACACTTGGTTATCCAAAGGATGGGTTTCTTTACAATGTAGGCAAGGTACTCCTTATTTCTTGTTGTTAGGACTTGGTCTCAGCTGGCCATCTAAGGAAGATACTATTGCACCCAAACCATGATAGACATACTCTATCTTGGTAATATTGTCTGTGTACTCATTCCACACAAGTTGTATATGCTTGTTTCTATCTCAATTATTTAATACATTTGATTTGAGCTGAATATCCCCCGGACTGTTCGTACCTTttaggtttcttttatgtgtttAACCGAAACCAAACATGTTGCCCTTCCACCTTTTTGTGTTTGCAATCGTATCAGTAGGCCACTACTGGCCCTTCCAAAATCAGTTATTGAATCATTTGAATCTCAATATTAGCAGCTTTTCTCTAGCACTTACATCCAGATATTTAAAGGATATAGGTTTTATGCAACCAAAGAACTCCTTGCCCCTTTTTCCTAGGAATCATTAGAAACCTGAGAATTGCTACCTTTAGCAATCTCCTACCAGGACTTGGTCTCAGCTGGCCACCTAAGGGAGAGACCATTGTGCCAAAACCAAATTAGAGCTAGTCTGTGTCAGTAAGATtgttttatttattgttatttgtgTATTTGCACCGCCTTTTGCATAGATCAAAGCTGCCCAACGCAACATTGAGGATCTGCACTACTGCACCACCTTAGACTCGCACAAAAGGTTGTATGCTCATTTCTATTGTTATTTGTTGCAATATTTATGCTTTACATTTTTTAATGTAGTAATTATTGTAGTGTTATTTCTTGTTTCGCTTAGAGATTAGGGAAGCCTTAGATTGATCACATCACAGAATTTTGGTCATGTCGGAGAGCAGTTATATTCATATTCTCTTAATTATCAGCGAGTTTCTAGAAGTTGAATTTGTACAAAGGGATACTGTAACCCATATAGTACATGAGACTGAAGAAAATGTTAGGGCTGATATGCAGTCATGTCCATCTATCCGTTGGAGCTGGAGACCTATGCTTATTTTTCGCTTATTGAGGTTTTCTCATGTAGGAGTATAACTCCAAAGGCAGGATCACAACCTGCAGAAACCTTCACAAGAGAACCAGATATATCAccaaatgaataaaatatattgaAATTGAGATAAATTACAAATGTacataagcctgcttatataggcaaaggcTAGGATGCGAGCACCAATGAGGTGCGAGGGTAGGTATACCGTATAACTACCTACCAACTATTGGCACAAAAACAAATGTAGgtaaacaataaaatataataaagcTTACCTACTACATAAGAATATGATATGCTATGTAAACTTAAGATTGTGAGTAAATTATATTTACTTCAACATCTCAATCATCAAATTTGCTTTTGTAAATTAACATATACATCACAATATGAAATCAGTAATTGTCTAACTCATCAACAAGGTAGGTGGCAGGTAAATGGAACAGCTTAAGAGAGAGCAAAGCTTATATTAATTTTTGTCTTTAATGGCTGTCAATGTGGTTATGCTTATGTTGTGAGATATTCTGAAACACTTGTTTATCTTTTGGGGGGTTCCTCATATTAATCAAAACCAGTACCACGACTGGGATTTTGTAGTTCTCTGAAAGTTGCACATGGACCCAATTTGGATGTCAATCTGCAGAGGTGAGTGGGTCTATGAAACCACGGGAGCCAAGCTTAGCATGTGCAAGTGACACTTGCACATTTTCATGTTTGCCCATGATTGAAGAATTTACTTGAAAAGCAGGGGTGCATTTGAGTTGATGACAATTTCTATAATTTTTTTGTAAGGAACAAAATGCCCTCCTGGATTTCTGGGTACTGGATCCCAAAATATGAATTTGGATTTCATCCCAAATGAAAAAAATATGCCCAGGACCCTGGAAttggttttaaaaaataatttatttataaagtTATGTGGGCCATATGCTAATAACAACTTTATACTGTTGAGCAAAAGGATATGGTTGAAATTGTTATAGTTGTCTAAAGCCAGCAGAAATGTGCTATTGCAAGAAAAAATGTCAGCATCTTGTAAATGAGAAACACAAAGACTATTTAGAAATTATTGTTGGTGTTATTACATTAGTTTAGATTTAATTATTAAAACTACCGGCGGTTGTGTTTTCAGTTGTGCAGTTACACAACCATTTGCTGTTTTGTATTGCCTATTTAAAGGCACACATTTAGAATGAATAGGAGTATCTGATAATATATTTTATCctacaaaatcaaatcaataatatttttcatttgtgcCATTTTCTGCAATCATGGTTTAGTTTTTTCTGTTCTATGTTGGCTCTACcatttcaacatggtatcagagcgaaaaCTTGTTTCTATGATCTGTGGCTAATGGAGGAGTAAGATTGGGGCTGGCTTCTGCATTTGCTGTGTTGCAGAGGAGACAAAGCGGCTACTGGGCGTGACTTAGAAGAACTGTAGATGGCAGTGATATGATTTCAATGTTTGTAATGGTGAGAGAGGAACAATAAAAGGAAGGTGGAAGTGAAAATAGAGATATGATTCAAGTCCAAACGCCAAACTAGAATCTTGCAATCATGTTTCAAGAAAAGAGGTATGAAATGGACTATCTCTTTATAGGGTGACATCACAAATCTTCTGTTATCATTTTATTTGTCTTTGAGTGATAAAGATTATGGATAAAGTAGTTACAATTCCTAAATTTGAAGGGCATGAATTCCACACATGGTAAATTAAAGTGCAACTGTCATTAATTgagaaagatttgtgggagattgtggATGGGACGGTAACAAAGCCACAAGATGCAGATGCAGCAACGAAGTGGATGACAAAAGATCGTAGGGCCACGGCATTGATTGGTCTTGGTTTATCAGATGCATACTTGCATCATATTGATTTATCAAAGACGTCAAAAACAATATGGGACGGGCTCAATGTCTTGTTTGGTTCTCAGGCTTCCAGTGCCAAGATGTCTATTAAGCAAAAATTGTTCGGGTTAAAGATGAATGGAGGTGATAATATTATTCAGCATATAAGCATTTTTCTTTCTCTCCTTAATCAACTTGCAGGTATAAATGCTAATGTCGCTGATGATGATGCCAAGGCAATATTACTTAACAGTTTGCCTTCTAGTTTTGACCATATTGTCTTTACTCTAAACAAAATAAATCCTAGCTTGGAAACAATAATCTCTTCTCTAATTGATGAAGGAAATAGAACTAATAAGAACTATCAACTTCCTGAAGAATGTGCTTTGTTTGCTAGGAATAAATCTAATGTTTCCAGTAGAAGAGAATTCAAATGCTTTTATTGTCAGAAAAATGGGCATGTGCAGATGAACTGTTTTCAACGGGCCAAAGATCTAATCGATGGAAAGTTAAAGAAAGATACATCTTTTGTTGCAACAGAAGGTGAGGCCAACTTTTGTGGATTTGCAGTACATAAAAATGACTCATCTGATGGTGACAGTCCATCAGATGATATAGGGGTTGATACAAGATTTCTTTAGAGAATAGTGAATATTGACAGGAGGTCGGAGGCAGGAGGATCTTTTATCATCTTGAGTTAGCTTCTCGCTCAGAGATGATCATTGCATGAGAAGCAACCTATCTGTGTCCCTATAAAGCCGGGGCTTGGCAGATTTGTCCCTAAAAAGTGGGCGCGATTTATCTGTGTTCCTGAAGAGAAGAGGGAGCTTGGTAGTGTGATTGTCCCTTCTAGG contains these protein-coding regions:
- the LOC131052402 gene encoding pentatricopeptide repeat-containing protein At4g02750 gives rise to the protein MSLLPYLKTKKEIKFGCAYVQILHTGIAKNTLSQGSQIHSLITHRGLTFSTRIFLENNLVNLYVKCGTLVDARKVFDEMKERDGFSWNVVIAAYRRYGYPHEALKLFDQMQQTGVQPDQFTFASILPACAKIRALEQGVDIHQRIKKSGYSTDVVIASALVDMYTKCGILHKAHELFDEMPHRNMVSWNTMITGYTKNGAFDEAFRLFEEMPQRDVVSWSTMIAGFAKYGLLEKAFETFKQMKSAGVKPNSTTFAGILPACGKMQALEQGMNIHLSIFESGYWLDTVCATALLDMYAKCGTIHKARKLFDRMHQRNVISWNAMIAGYLHNGVLDEAISLFKEMPQRDVVSWNLMIAGYAQNGILDEALRLFKEMPQRNVVSWTAMAAGYTQNGALDKALRLFKEMPRRDVVTWNMIIAGYARNGFSEKALEIFKNMQLTGVQPDEFVLASILSACAKMGALEQGMDVHRSIIISGFLSDVVVASALVDMYAKCGSIQKARQLFDNMSRRNALSWNAMITGYAMHGFHKDALKFFELMKHSGIYPDNVSYIGVLFACGHAGLVDEGCKYFNGMNNSYNMIPTLEHYVCTIDLLGRAGYLEEALNFIIKMPIKPVAIVWMSLLGTCKSYKNIELGVYAASLLFELDPQNSASYVLLSNIYAEEHRWGDNQKVRRLMIDRGIKKLPGSSCIQVHKMVHDFA